The Pseudomonas alkylphenolica genomic sequence CCGCCTGAACACGGTTGAGCAGTTTGACGAGAAGCTCAGCCAGACCTGCGGCCGTTGCCACTCCGGCGCCCGGGTCGCCCTGCAGCGGCGTCCGGCCAAGGAATGGGAACACCTGGTCAACTTCCACCTTGGCCAATGGCCGTCACTCGAGTACCAGGCCCTGTCACGGGATCGCGACTGGTTAGAGATTGCCCTGAACGAAATGGTGCCAGAGCTGGCCAAGCGCTTCCCGCTGGACAACCCGGCCTGGACCGACTGGCAGAAAACGCGGCCCAAGCCCGAGGTGCTGGTGGGGCGCTGGGCCTTTAGTGGCCATATGCTGAGCAAGGGTGACGTGCGTGGCGAGATGACCCTCGGCAGCGCTCAGGGCGATGGTACCTTCAAGGTCGAAGTCAACGGCCGCTATGCCGACGGCACGCCGTTCCAGGGCAGCGGCTCGGCCATTCTCTACAACGGCTTCGAATGGCGCGGTAACGTCAGGATTGGCGATACCACGATGCGTCAGGTATTTGCCGCACTCGATGGCGAGATGAAAGGGCGCATGTTCGAGGCCGAGCATGACGAACGCGGCTTGGATTTCACCGCGGTGAAGGAGGGCAAGGCCCGTTTGCTGGCCGTACAGCCTTCGTTCATCAAGGCGGGCAGCGAGGCTGAGCTGACACTGGTTGGCAGCGGCTTGTCTGGCAAGCCGGACCTTGGCCCGGGTATCGAAGTGACCCAAGTGCTGGAATCAAGCGCCAACCAGGTACGGGTCAAGGTGCGGGCTGCGGCCGATGCGGCGCCTGGCGCGCGTGAAGTCAGCCAGGGCGGATTGAAAGGGCCGAGCCTGGTGGTCTACGACAAAGTCGAGGAAGTGAAAGTGGTGCCGGCGTTCTCCATCGCCCGCATCGGTGAGAACGGCGGCAGTACGCCGAAGGTACAAGGACGCTTCGAGGCCGAGGCCTGGGGCAAAGATGCCAAGGGCCAGCCGCTGCGTATTGGCTATCTACCGGCGCAGTGGTCGGTCGAGCCATATAACGAAAAGGCCAAGGAGGACGAAGACGTCAAGTTCGCCGGGCAGATGCTCGAGAACGGCATCTTCATGCCCGGCGGTGCCGGCCCTAACCCCGAGCGACGGATGATGACCAACAACGCGGGCAATCTGAAAGTGATCGCCCAGCTGGAGGACGGCGGACAGAAAGGCGAAGGCCACCTGATCGTCACCGTGCAACGCTGGAACAATCCACCGCTGCCGTGATCGGCCGTTGACCCTACGGGCACTGCGCTGCCCGGATTCCAACGTTGATCACAATGCACATCGGGAGGTCGCCATGGGCGCACTTTTGAATCTGGTCGAACGCAATCTGCATGAAGTGCAGGTGGATGCCGACCGCATGCTGTTCCATATCCCCAGCAGTTCGCTGTTTGCCACCGACGCAGTAACAGGCGGAATCATCGACACCTTGCGCGAGCAAGGCTGTTCATCTGAAGAGTTGCAGCAGCGCTTGCAATCACGCTTCAGCGGTGAGGACATCATCGACACCTTGCGCGAGCTGATTGCCCTGGAAGTGGTCAGCGACGGCTCGCCGCTGACCCCGGAAATCGGCCTGAAGCGGGTCGAGCATACGGCGATCAATACCGTGGTGTTGAACGTCAATACCGGCTGCAACCTGAGCTGCACCTACTGCTACAAGGAAGACCTGGACAAGCCCTCGGCGGGCAAGAAAATGGACGTGGAAACGGCCATCGCTTCGGTGGAGATGCTGCTCAAGGAGTCCCCGGACGAAGAGCGTTTCACCGTGGTGTTTTTTGGCGGCGAACCACTGAGCAATCGCAAGCTGATCGAGTACATGGTCGACTATTGCGAGAAGCGCTTTGCCGAGGCCGGCAAGCTTGTCGAGTTCGTGATGACCACCAACGCCACGCTGCTCACCGAAGAGACCGTGGACTACCTCAATGCCCACCGCTTTGGCCTGTCGGTGAGCATCGACGGCCCCAAGACCGTACATGACCGTAACCGCATCACCGTCGGCGGCCAGGGCACCTACGACGTGGTGCGGCGCAAGGCCCAGATGCTGCTGTCGCGTTACAACAGCCGTCCGGTGGGCGCACGGGTGACCTTGACCACCGGTGTCACCGATGTCGAAACCATCTGGGATCACCTGTTCAACGAACTGGGATTTGCCGAAGTCGGTTTCGCCCCAGTGACCTCCGGTGACATCAGCAGCTTCAACCTCACCAGCGATGAACTGGTGCAGGTGTTCGCCAACATGAAGGCCCTTGGCCGGCGTTACCTGGAAGCCGCACTGGAACACCGCAATATCGGCTTCTCCAACCTCCATCAGCTGATCACCGACATCCATGAAGGGCACAAGAAAGCCCTGCCGTGCGGCGCCGGCTTGAAGATGCTGGCGGTCGATCACAAGGGCGAGCTGAACCTGTGCCATCGCTTCACCGGCTCCAGCCTGCCGACCTTCGGCAACGTGCACAGCGGAGTGAAGCAGGTGGAGTTGAACGACTTCCTGTCCCAGCGCCTGGACCGTAGCGGCACCGGCTGCGACAGCTGCCGTATCCGCAATCTGTGTTCCGGCGGCTGCTACCACGAGAGCTATGCCCGCTACGGCGATCCTACTCATCCGACCTACCACTACTGCGAGTTGATGCGCGACTGGATTGACTTCGGCATCGAGGTTTACAGCCGCATCATGGCCGCCAATCCGGCCTTCATCAGCCGCTACATCACTCCGCGGAAGGCGCATTGATATGAAACATCTCAAGCCGCTGAACAACAAAGCGCAAATTCTTGAGCAAGCGGTCGCCCAGGACCGGGTCGAGGAAGTCGTGGCCATGAGTGCGGTCGCCGGTTGCACCGCCACCACCGACCCGGGCTGGGAAGTGGATGCCTTTGGTGGTGTCAGCTCGCTGTGCCAGCCAATGGAAGCCGACCTCTACGGCTGCTCGGACCCTTGCTGGTGGCCAGCCCAGGTGCCCGACATGATGAGCACCTACCAGGACTGGAACGCCCAGGCCAGCAACTCCCAAGACGATTGGCGCAACCTCGGCACTGTGTTTCCAAAAGACAAGTGACCGGCCAACAAGAACAACAAGGGGAAACCGCATGAAACCTGGAGTTTTCGCCAAGCTGGCGTTCACCGTCGCCGCCTGTGCCAGCACCTTCGCAGCCTGGGCCGCCGACAGCAGCGGGCCCGCACTGAAGGCGGGTCACGAGTACATGATCGCCACCAACTACCCGAACAACCTGCACGTGGTCGACCTGGCCAGCGATGAGCTCTACAAGAGCTGCAAGCTGCCGGACGCCTTTGGCCCCGGCACGGCGATGATGGCGCCGGACAACCGCACCGCGTACTTGCTCAACAACCATTTCGGTGACCTCTACGGCATTGACCTGGACACCTGCAAGACGGTGTTCCACGCCAACTTGTCGAACACCCCGGGCGAGGTGGCGCGCTCGATGTTTTCCTTCGCCATCAGCCCGGATGGCAAGGAGGTCTACGCCACGGTCAATCCGACCCAGCGCCTGAACGACCACTACGTGGTCAAACCGCCGCGCCTGGAGGTATTCCGTACCGCAGACGGGTTGGCCGCCAAGCCGGTGCGCAGCTTTCCCATGCCGCGCCAGGTCTTCCTGATGCGCGCAGCGGATGACGGCAGCCTGTTTGTCGCTGGCCCTGACATTTACAAGATGGATGTGAACACCGGCAAATATGAGGTCGCGCTGCCACTGCGCAACTGGCAGCGTCCGGGTTTCAGCGCCCCGGACGTGCTGTACTTCTGGCCACACCAGACCGCACAGCATGACTTCACCATGCTCTACACCGTGTCGCGCTTCCAGGACGACAAGCAGGACCCGGCCACGGCTGAACCGATGTATGGCTACCTGAGCATCGATCTCAAGAGCGGTAAAAGCAGCTACCAGGAGTTCGCTTCGCTGACCGAGCTGTACTTCACCGGCCTGCGTTCACCAAAGGACCCGAACCAGATGTATGGGGTGCTCAACCGCCTGGCGCGCTATGACATCAAGGAACGCAAGCTGATCAAGGCCGCCAACCTCGACCACACTTACTACTGTGTGGCCTTCAACAAGCAAGGCAGCAAGCTCTACCTTGCCGGGACGTTCAACGATATCGCGGTGTTCGATCCGCAGAGCCTGGAGAAGGTCAAGAACATCAAGCTGCCCGGTGGCGACATGTCGATCACCACCACCCAGGTGTTCGTCAGGTAGGCAAGGCCGCCGCGCTGCCGGGCAGCGCGGCGTTAAACCCCGGAATAACAAGAACAAGAGAACACCATGAACGCGTTGAGCCAAACCCAAGGGCGGCAGGACACCAAGCTGCTGCAAATGTGTATCGGGGACGCCTTCGACCTCAGCGTGTCGCGCTTTGCCGAGCGCGAAGCGCTGGTGGTCCGCCACCAGGGGCTGCGCTACAGTTGGCGGACCCTGGCGGATGCGGTCGAGCGCCAGGCTCGCGCGCTGATGGCCCTGGGGCTTGAACGCGGTGACCGCCTGGGTATCTGGGCGCCCAACTGCGCGCAGTGGTGCATCACCCAGTTTGCCAGTGCAAAAATCGGCGCCATCCTCGTCAACATCAACCCGGCCTACCGCAGTAACGAACTGGCTTACGCATTGAGCCAGTCGGGCTGCCGCTGGATCGTCTGTGCCGATGCCTTCAAAACCTCCGACTACCACGCCATGCTGCTGGAGCTGGTACCTGAGCTGGCCGCGAGCGCGCCTGGGGAACTGGCCAGCGAGCGTTTTCCTGAGCTGCGTGGAGTGGTCAGTCTGGCTGACCACCCGCCGCTGGGCTTTCTCGCCTGGCAGGCGCTGCAGGCGCGAGCCGAGGAGGTCAGCGCTGCGGCGCTGGCGGCGCGCCAGGCCAGCCTGCACTACGCCGAGCCGATCAATATCCAGTACACCTCAGGCACCACCGGCTTTCCCAAAGGCGCGACCCTCAGCCATTACAACATCCTCAACAACGGCTACATGGTCGGTGAGAGCCTCGGCCTGACCGAGCACGACCGCCTGGTGGTACCGGTGCCGCTCTACCATTGTTTTGGCATGGTCATGGCCAACCTTGGCTGCCTGACCCACGGCTCGACGTTGATTTACCCCGGCGACGCCTTCGATCCCCTGACCACCCTGCGTGCGGTGGCCGAGGAGCGGGCAACGGCGCTGTATGGGGTGCCGACCATGTTCATTGCCGAGCTTGACCATCCGCAGCGCGACACCTTCGACCTCTCGAGCCTGCGCACCGGCATCATGGCCGGCGCCAACTGTCCCATCGAAGTGATGCGCCGGGTAATCGATGAAATGCACATGAGCGAGGTGCAGATCGCCTACGGCATGACCGAGACCAGCCCGGTTTCATTGCAGACAGCCCCTGACGATGACCTCGAACTGCGCGTGACCACCGTTGGCCGCACCCAGCCGCACCTGCAAAGCAAAATCATCGACAGCGCCGGGCAGTGTGTACCACGTGGCGAAATCGGTGAGCTGTGCACGCGAGGCTACAGCGTTATGCTCGGTTACTGGAACAATCCGGCGGCCAGCGCCCAAAGCATTGACGAGGAGGGCTGGATGCACACCGGGGACCTGGCGTCGATGGATGAACAGGGCTATGTGCGCATTGTCGGACGCAGCAAGGACATGATCATTCGCGGCGGAGAGAATATCTATCCGCGCGAACTGGAGGAATTCTTCGCAAGCCATCCGGCGGTAGCCGAGGTACAGGTGATCGGCATTCCGTGCGCGCGATACGGCGAGGAGATTGTCGCCTGGATCCGCCTGCACCCTGGCCAGAGCCCGGGTGAAGAGCAATTGCGCGACTGGGCCAGGGCACGCATCGCGCACTTCAAGGTGCCGCGGTATTTTCGCTTCGTGGAGCAATTTCCGATGACTGTCACCGGCAAGGTCCAGAAGTTTCGTATGCGCGAGATCAGCATGCAGGAGCTGCACCTGTAGGCCCCGCAGGTTTCAGCGAAAGCCGCAAGTATCCATAGGTATTGAATGCGGGACCGCCGGTCGGTGGTTCTTCCTTAAAAATGAACGATCGGACAATACAGCTCTCTTATTTTCCAGCAGGCCGGTCCTCAGTGATCACGCCGTGCACTCCCTCGTAAAAAATGGACGTTCATCCTCATCTGCATCGTATGGAATGCACGTGGGGATTTTTTTTACCTGAAGCCTGGAGAAACGCTATGCCCTCATCAATGACTCGCTGGGCGAGTCGCTGCATTCTTGAAATACCGGTTTACTGATTCAGTTTGTTCAAGTGAGTTTGATCCTGTAGTTGCGATCAGGTCGTTCGTACGCCTGTTGCAAGGTCATCTGGCACTAACGTATTAAGTGGAGAAGTCGTCGTGGAGATCAATACAATTATTAGCCTGTTCGGGCAGAAAGAATCCATGGAGCTTTTGCGGTTGGCGGTTGTTTATGTCCATCTGATAGCCTGTTGCGTCGCCATCGGCCTGGTGTTTGCCAGCGATGCTGCGATGGTCAAGGGCTTATTGAAAGGTCATGTATCGACGGGCCACGATAACGATCATATGACGAGTCTGCAGAAGTCTGTTGCCAGTGCGTTGATATTCTTGTGGATTAGCGGCGTCGCACTGATAGGTATTGATTACCTGGAAAAAGGTATTAACTATTTTGCCAATCCGAAACTTCAAGCCAAAGTCATTATTGTCTTGTTGCTGACGTTCAACGGCATGTTGTTGCATCGCTATATATTGCCTGCATTGCTGAAAGCCGGATCGCTACTTGATTTGCAGATCGGTGTACGAATGTTTGCCCTGTTCTCCGGAGCACTGTCCGGCGTGTCCTGGCTGTATGCCGCGATGCTGGGTGTCGGTCGGCCGCTGGCCTGGAAGTATTCGCTCAGCGAGTTGCTGATGGCGCATCCGGTGTTGATCGTGCTCGGATTTGCGTCGATGGTGGCATTGACCCAATGGGCACGGAACCGTAGCAGGACGCTGCCGGCTCAGGAGAGTCCATGGCTGCTGGCGGGAATTCATACACGCTAAGCTGATGCTCGCGAACCCTAATCGGCAATGAGATGGGCTTGCGCATCGGCCTGGCGGTAAGACTGGCCGGTGCGCAAACGCCATTGGGTCAACTCATCGGCGTTTTCCGCCACCTGTAGCTGGTGCTCTTCACGGGTAATGGGCTTGCCGGTATTGGCATCCGTCAACGCCAGCGCCACGGGTTTGCCGGTGCTTTGGTCTATCAGCGCAACCTTGTCTGAACCGCTGGTGTGGCGAGCGCCCCAACTCATCAGCGTGAGGATTACCGGTCGCAAGTCCCGGCCTGCTTCGGTGAGGTGGTACTCATGGCGTGGCGGGTTGTCCTGGTAAGGGCGGCGTTCAAGCAAACCGTCTGCCACATCAGCAGGCTCCAGCCGTCACCAATGCACTCAAGGGCATGAGCGATCGGGCACGGCATGGGTTGAAAGCTGGCTCTTTTCATCGGGGCTCACCTGATCGCTGTCGATGGAGAGTGCGATCATACTATCGCGCCGTTAATTTCATAATGAAAGTAACATGTGCGAAGCATCACTCGAAGGTGCCCCACGTACCGAATCGCGGGCCAGGCCCGCGATGACCCTGACAGCGGGATTCTAGTAGTTGAAGGTGTAACGCAGAATCAGCCGGTTCTCGTTGGCACTGTCGGCATACGTGGAGCGGTTGGTGGAGTTGCGCCACTGCACTGCCAGTCCCTTCACCGGCCCGCCCTGGACCACATAAGTGATGTCGGTCATGCGTTCCCATTCCTCGCCCGATTCACCGGTGGCCCGAAGCCCTGCGGCTTGTGCGGTTTTGACCATCGTCGGATCGACGTCTTCACCCTTGGCGTATTTGACCCCCAAGGTCAGCCCGGGAACGCCCACCGCGGTGAAGTCGAAGTCGTAGCGGGCGTACCAGACGCGCTCATTGGCGGCGGTGAAGGTACTTACCAGCGATTCAGCGAAAATGTAGGTATCGGTGCCGTTGACGAATGCAAACGGCGTATCGCCCCAGGCTTTCTGGTAGCCGCCGCCAAGGGTATGACCCTTGAGGCTGTAGGCCAGGTAACTGGTGAGGGTGCGGTTGTCGACTTCACCCACGCCCTTGTCACCGGTCTCGTTGGCATCGAACAGGCGTACATCGGCGATCACCGCGCCGGTCGACAACGGCTGGTTCAATTTCATACCGAAAAAGTTGTTACGGTACAGGTCCTCAAGCTCGGCCACGTGATAGCTCAGGGTCAGCGTCGGCAGTGCTTTGTAGTCGAATGCCAGGTAGGAGTAGTGATCGGCCTCCACCGGGGCATAGCCGGTGGCGGTCAGCGATTCGAAGTCGGTGGAGTTGCGTTGCTTGACCGCATTTACCCGCAGCGCCGAGAAAGTCAGGGGCGCAAAGTCGTTGGAGACCAGGAGCCCACCGCGAAACACCTGCGGCAGCAGGCGGCTGTTATTGCTTGCAAGCAGGGGCATGACCGGGTTGATACCGCCGATGCGCAGTTCGCTTTTCGCCAGGCGGGCCTTGGCGGTCAGCGTCATCTTGCTGTAGGCGTCTTCAACATTGCGCTCCGAGTCGTAGGCCAGCAGGCCCGAGCCGGTACGATCGGGGCTTGAGTCGAGCTTTACCCCGAGCAGGCCGAGGGCATCGACACCAAAGCCGACCGTGCCTTCGGTAAAGCCCGACTGCAGGTTGAGGATGAAACCCTGACCCCATTCGTCGCGTTTGTTCTGGCGTGCGTCGTCGTTGCGAAAGTCGCGGTTGTAATAGAAGTTGCGCAGTTCAAGGCTTGCCTTGGCATCCTTGACAAAGTCCGCCATTACCATCGGGGCTTGAGCGGCGACAGCGGTGGCGAGCAGCAGCTTCACTGGGTGTTTCGACATTACAGGCACCTTTTATTTTTGTTGTTGTGATCAGGGATGAAAGGTTGCGAACGCACTGACCGGCTCCCGACCGGTCACCAAGGTGTTTTCGATGCTGGCAGGGTCCGCGTAACCGAGGCTCATGCCACACACCAGCATCTGTTCAGGCGCAATCCCCAATTGCTCCGAGATGAGGGTGTGGTACTTGAGGAATGAGGCTTGCGGGCAGGTATGCAGGCCGCGGCCGCGCGCAGCGACCATCACGCTTTGCAGGAACATGCCGTAATCGAGCAGGCTGCCCTCACCAAGGCTGCGGTCGATGGTGAACAGCAAGCCCACCGGCGCGTCGAAGAACCGATAGTTGCGACCGTGCTGTGCATGCATGCGCGGCCTGTCGTTCTTGTCGATCCCCAGCAACCCGTAGAGCGCCCAGCCCACTGCCCGTCGGCGTTCGAGGTAGGGCGCCTTCCATTGGTGCGGATAGTAGGCGTACGGGTCTGCATGGTTTGCTGCTGACGCGGGATCGTTGTCGATGCGGGTGATGGCGCGCGACAGACGCGCCTTCACTTCGCCGGTCAGCACATGCACATGCCAAGGCTGCATGTTCACCCCGGTGGCACTGAAGCGTGCGACATCGAGGATGGCCTCAATGTCCTCCTGCGCCACCGGTGTGGGAAGAAATGCCCTGATACTGCGTCGCGTGGTGATGGCCCAGTCAACTGCGTGGCTCACAAGCTGCGCGGAAGCTGGCGGTGGCGATAATCGGTTCATGTTCGTTCCTGCTGGCAGCGTCTGGCGTCAAGGCATGGGTTCAGCGCGAAAGCGCGAGGGCCTTCTTCTCTTGGGTCGATTGCGCCCGGGACTGGTTGATCAGGGTGACCGCCAGGGCACCGATCAGGCCGGCCAGGCTGATGGCCATGAAGTTTTGCTGCAGCGGCAGGCTCAACGAGACCAGCCAGCCAATCAGTACCGGGGCGACAATGGCGCCGATGCGCCCCACGCCGGAGGCAAAGCCGACGCCGGTGGAACGGATCTCGGACGGATAGAAGTCACCGGCATAGGCGTAGGCCAGCAGTTGTGTGCCCAGGGTCGAGGCGCCGACCAGGAACACCACCGCGAACAGTGCCGTGGTATCGCGGGTGTAACCGAGGAGGGTGAGGGCGATGGCACCGGTGATGTAGAAGCACACCAGCACATGCTTGATGCTCAGTTTGTCGCTCAGCCAGCCGCCGACCATGGCCCCGGCAATCGAACCGAGGTTGAACACGATGACGAAATTGAGCGCCGAGCCGAGGCTGAAACCGGCCATTGCCATGAGTTTGGTGAGCCAGGAGTTGAGGGCATAAACCATGAACAGACCGGTCATGAACGCGGTCCAGATCATTACTGTGCTGAACCCGCGCCCTTGCTTGAACAGGTCGCGAACCGGGGTTGCCTGAGTGTTCTGCACGGCAGCATTGCCAGTAACCACCAGCGTATCGGCAACCGCACGTCCTGGCTCGATCTTGCCGACGATCTCACGCAATTCGTCCTGACGGCCGTTCCTGAGCAAGTAGCCAATGGATTGCGGCATGCTCTTGAGAATGAACGGAATCAGCAGTACCGGCAGCCCGGCGACATAGAACACCCACTGCCAGCCATAGCTCTCGATCAGTTGCTTGGCGGTCAACGCCACGAGGATGCCGCCCACCGAGTAACCGGCAAACACCAGGGTGATCAGGCGGGTGCGCAACTTCAGTGGCGAGTACTCGCCCATCTGCGCGGTACATACCGGCAGTACGCCGCCGATACCGAGACCGGCAATGAAGCGGGCAATGCTGAAACTGACCGGGTCGTCGGCCAGGCCCGCCACCGCCGTGAAAATGCTGAACAGCGCCACACAAATGGCGATCATGCGCGGACGACCGATACGGTCAGCCAGCGTGCCCAGGAAGATCGCGCCCAGCATCGTACCCAGCAGGGCCGAGCCGGCCATGATCCCGGCGCTGGTAGGGTCGACGTTCATGTCTTGCATGATCGCGGGCAGTGCCGCGCCCACCACGGCCAGGTCATAGCCGTCGATGATCAGGATGAGCATGCACCAGAAGAGGATGCGCCCATGGAAACGATTGAACTTCGAATCCCCCACTAGCGCGTAGATGTTCACCGATTGCATAGCGTGTCTCCTTCGCTGTTGTTTTTGTTTGTGAAGTGCACAGTCGTATGTCAGCAAGCTGGCCAGGGCAGGTGAGGGCCACAGCGCAACCTGTGGCGAATCCTAGGGCCGATTGGCGGTGCGGCACATGCCCGTGGGCGTCGATGTGTTTGACCGATCTGGGCACATTGACGCGGGCAGGGGGCAAGCGGCAGAGAAGGAGAAGGGGATCAGCTTGCCGATTGAGTCAGAGACTGGTTGGACGCATCAGTACTCGAACGGCGATACGCGCCGGGGCTTACGCCGGTCCATTTCTTGAAAGCGCGGTGAAACGCGCTGGTTTCCTGAAAGCCTGCCTGGGCGGCAACCTCGCAGACGGTCAGGTCCGACTGACCGAGAAAGTTGATGGCCATGTCACGCCTGAGGTTGTCCTTGAGTCCCTGGTAACTGATGCCCTCAGCTTGCAAGCGCCGCTGCAGGGTGGAGCTGGACATGCTCAACTGATTGGCCACTTCATCCAGCGCCGGCCAGTTTTCCGGCGTATGGTTGCGCAGCCGCTGCCTGATCTGGGCACTTAAACTGGCGTCGTTGCGGTACTTGACCAACAGACTTGCCGGCGAGTCTCTAAGGAAAGTGGCCAGGCTCTCGGGCGTCTGGGCTACCTTGAGGTTCAAAAAGCACGCGTCAAAGCAGACCCTGGTCACCGGGGCGGCAAACTCGATGTGCTCACAGAAGCGCATGCGGTAGTCGCTGTCATCATCCGGACGCGGTGAGCGGAAGCTCAGGGCCTGCAACGGAATTCTGCGGTTGCCGAGCCAGCACAGCAGCCCATGCACCAGAATCAGCCAGGTGCCATAGCTGAACAGCCTGCGCTGCACGCCATGGTCGTGGATGATGATCGACGCCGTGTCGCCGTCCAGGTGCAGCTCACCGTAGAGGTCATCGAGCCCCAGGCGCAGGAACGCCAGAATTCGCCGCAGCGCCTGTTCCAGCGACTCACAACCGATGGTTGCGTGGCACATGAGCCGAAAGCTGCCGCGGCGTAGCGGGTGGCTGTCGATTGCGAAGAACTCATCGTCGAGCATGTCCGACAGGGCTACCCACAGCCGTGAAAACGCCGAGGCGCACACGCGAGCATTCGCGGAGCTGAGCAGTTGCGGGTCGATGTGCGCCTGCTGCAGCGGAAGGGATATGTCCAGGCCGCGCTGGGTTGCGCCGTAAAGGGCTTCTCGCACCAGGCTGATGGAGGTGGTTCCTTTATAGGCTGCGAGCATCTGGTCATCTCCATCCGGTGGTAGAACCTGGAAGGAAACTTACCAGATGGTTACAACCGGCGGAGCGCGCATTTTTGCATATGCCAAAGGCGTTTTAGGGCTAGGTTTGCAGCGCCACCGACTTATCACTGCAACGCCGATTCGATCGAGCGCCGGGCGGTGTCCCAGCGCACGCCCGGCTAGTTGAGGGTGTTTGGCGGTACTAGACTTCGGGCCGCAATCGAATAATCCCCGCTACATTCTTCATCTGTCGAGTGCCGTTGACACTCTGGTTGTTGCGGTTGCCTTCGGCGGTCTGCAGGGTTGTGCCGTTACCCGGCCCTTGGCGCACGATGCCAATGTGGTCCAGGGTCTTGTCACCATCGAGCCACTCGAAGCAAACGATGTCGCCGCGTTCGGGTGTCAAATCGTCAACAGCGTGCCAAACCCCCTGGTCTTTGGCCCAGGCCTTCCACATTTCTACAAGCGCCATGGTTGCCTTGTGGCCCGGAGGCTGATCGGGGATGGTATAGCCGGCCTGACGCGCACAGTAGGTCACGAAGGCGGCGCACCAGTTGTAGAAAACCGGTTTGCTGCCGATATGCCCGAGCTTTTGCATAGGTGCGCGCAACGGCTTCAGATAGCGCTCAGCTACTGATGATGCGTCGGTCCAGGACAGGCCCATCGAGGCTTCCGTTTCAGCAATGCTCGCCAGGCGTT encodes the following:
- a CDS encoding MFS transporter, producing MQSVNIYALVGDSKFNRFHGRILFWCMLILIIDGYDLAVVGAALPAIMQDMNVDPTSAGIMAGSALLGTMLGAIFLGTLADRIGRPRMIAICVALFSIFTAVAGLADDPVSFSIARFIAGLGIGGVLPVCTAQMGEYSPLKLRTRLITLVFAGYSVGGILVALTAKQLIESYGWQWVFYVAGLPVLLIPFILKSMPQSIGYLLRNGRQDELREIVGKIEPGRAVADTLVVTGNAAVQNTQATPVRDLFKQGRGFSTVMIWTAFMTGLFMVYALNSWLTKLMAMAGFSLGSALNFVIVFNLGSIAGAMVGGWLSDKLSIKHVLVCFYITGAIALTLLGYTRDTTALFAVVFLVGASTLGTQLLAYAYAGDFYPSEIRSTGVGFASGVGRIGAIVAPVLIGWLVSLSLPLQQNFMAISLAGLIGALAVTLINQSRAQSTQEKKALALSR
- a CDS encoding AraC family transcriptional regulator, which encodes MLAAYKGTTSISLVREALYGATQRGLDISLPLQQAHIDPQLLSSANARVCASAFSRLWVALSDMLDDEFFAIDSHPLRRGSFRLMCHATIGCESLEQALRRILAFLRLGLDDLYGELHLDGDTASIIIHDHGVQRRLFSYGTWLILVHGLLCWLGNRRIPLQALSFRSPRPDDDSDYRMRFCEHIEFAAPVTRVCFDACFLNLKVAQTPESLATFLRDSPASLLVKYRNDASLSAQIRQRLRNHTPENWPALDEVANQLSMSSSTLQRRLQAEGISYQGLKDNLRRDMAINFLGQSDLTVCEVAAQAGFQETSAFHRAFKKWTGVSPGAYRRSSTDASNQSLTQSAS
- a CDS encoding nitroreductase codes for the protein MNRLSPPPASAQLVSHAVDWAITTRRSIRAFLPTPVAQEDIEAILDVARFSATGVNMQPWHVHVLTGEVKARLSRAITRIDNDPASAANHADPYAYYPHQWKAPYLERRRAVGWALYGLLGIDKNDRPRMHAQHGRNYRFFDAPVGLLFTIDRSLGEGSLLDYGMFLQSVMVAARGRGLHTCPQASFLKYHTLISEQLGIAPEQMLVCGMSLGYADPASIENTLVTGREPVSAFATFHP